In Deltaproteobacteria bacterium, the sequence TACTCATCGGATTGCACCATTAATAATATGTTAATATTACTTTTTATCTATTGAATTTTCTTTTGGTACAACTTCTAAAAGATTACTTGGCCCTAATAATCGTACATCGACTGCTTCTTTGAGTTCGTTTAGCCAACGTCTTAATTCAGCTTGGTATTGTTCTGAGTCTTGATTAAGTTTTTCTCCGCTAACGATACGCAATCTCATTCGTTCCGTAATAAAACGTTGATTTCTAAGATTGCGCGCAAGAATATTTTGTAAGGTTTCAGTAGTAATATCATATTTTTCCATAAAATCATTATATGCATCTTTGCTATGGAATCTAAGCATAAAATGATTTACTTCTTGTTTGATTTCTATTGAATTGATCTCTAGAATACCTAAACGACTAACTTGTGCAGTGATTAGCGCTTGATTTACCAAATAGTCTGTGAAAGCGTTTAACATTTTTTGATCAAATATAATATTCGCTGCATTTTCTCCTTCGCGAAGCACTAATAAAATTCTTGCTTCACACATTAATTCTGATTGTGTAATAACTTGCTTATCAACAACAGCAACTACTCGGTCAATAATCGTACCAACAGGTAACCCAAAATATACGCTAATTATTAATCCCCAAAGAATATGCATCATTAAAACTCAGCGAGTAATATTTATAGTTGATTCATTAACAAGTTGCCATAAAGTCTTCTTAAGCTCACTAATTCCATCTCCAGTATGAGCAGAACATAACAATGCCGTTCCTTTAGAAAAATTAAGATCTGATTCAATCTTGTTTATAACATGACTTCTTCTTGTTTTTGGAATCAGATCGCTTTTGGTTATAACAAGAAGTAATTTACGTTGATTTTGTAAAACCCATTTTGCGAAAGCCTGATCAAGATCCGATACTTGTTCTCTTCTTGCATCAACAAGTAATACCACACCAACAAGCTGTATTCTTGCTTTTAAATAAGAACGCAGCATCTCTTCAATAGCTTGACGATGAGTTTTTGGTAGTTTTGCATATCCGTAACCAGGTAAATCAACCAACGCTATTTGCTCTTCAAGCAAGAATAAATTAAGCGATTGAGTACGACCAGGAGTACGCGAAGTTCGAACAATTTTTGACTGACCTAATACAGCACCCAATAATGAACTTTTCCCTACATTTGAACGACCAGCAAAAGCTATCTCAATATCACCACATTCGGGAAGATACTTATAAGAATTAGCAGAAGCTACAAAACGTGATGATGATTTGTTGCGCTTCATTTGTTTCAACAGTTAGCAATAATACTACTTATGTACTTTTTTTGTGGGCTTTTCTTTTTTAATTTCAGGGTGTTTCTTTTGTTTATTTTGCCATGCTTCTTTTGCACGTTTTCCATGATCTATTTTTGCCCACATTTCTTTAAAAGAAAAGGCACGAATACTTGGTGCTCCCTCAGTATGACAACGCATACAATGCTCAGGTTTTGGTTCAATAAGCCAGATAGCTTTAGCTAACTCTCTATCTTTCATAACATAGCTAGGATAATAGTACTTACCTGGACCATGGCATTTCTCGCATCCAACTGCAGAATTAATGTTATTTAATTCTGCAGCCATAGTATGACAGGTATTACACTTTGGATCTGATCTTTGAGTTTCGTTTAATGATGTTTGGGCACGATTATGAGCACTACGTTCCCAAACACTATATTCGAATTCATGACAATTCTTGCATCGTTTCGAGCCGATGTAATTCTCGGCAGTACCCGCAGTATTACTGATAAGCAAACCCATTAAAAGAACTATCATGCTCATTATTATCAATAATGGGCGTTTACTACTATTATAAGCGCTATCATTATTTTTAAATAATGACAGAA encodes:
- a CDS encoding SurA N-terminal domain-containing protein; its protein translation is MMHILWGLIISVYFGLPVGTIIDRVVAVVDKQVITQSELMCEARILLVLREGENAANIIFDQKMLNAFTDYLVNQALITAQVSRLGILEINSIEIKQEVNHFMLRFHSKDAYNDFMEKYDITTETLQNILARNLRNQRFITERMRLRIVSGEKLNQDSEQYQAELRRWLNELKEAVDVRLLGPSNLLEVVPKENSIDKK
- the ysxC gene encoding ribosome biogenesis GTP-binding protein YsxC, with translation MKRNKSSSRFVASANSYKYLPECGDIEIAFAGRSNVGKSSLLGAVLGQSKIVRTSRTPGRTQSLNLFLLEEQIALVDLPGYGYAKLPKTHRQAIEEMLRSYLKARIQLVGVVLLVDARREQVSDLDQAFAKWVLQNQRKLLLVITKSDLIPKTRRSHVINKIESDLNFSKGTALLCSAHTGDGISELKKTLWQLVNESTINITR